In the Sarcophilus harrisii chromosome 1, mSarHar1.11, whole genome shotgun sequence genome, one interval contains:
- the NRSN1 gene encoding neurensin-1, giving the protein MSSCANICGAKQAQNTPEGGYQRYGVRSYLHQFYEDCTASIWEYEDDFQIQRSPNKWSSVLWKVGLISGTVFLILGLTILAVGFLIPPKIEAFGEGDFVMVDSQAIQFNGALDICKLSGAVLFCIGGMTMAACLLMSAFAKSYSKEEKYLQQKFKERIADIKAHAQPITKAPAPGETKIPVTLSRIHNIQPLSET; this is encoded by the exons ATGAGTTCTTGTGCCAACATCTGTGGGGCCAAACAAGCACAGAATACACCTGAGGGTGGATACCAACGCTATGGAGTCCGATCCTACTTGCATCAGTTTTATGAGGACTGTACGGCTTCTATTTGGGAGTATGAGGATGATTTTCAGATCCAGAGATCACCTAATAAGTGGAGTTCTGTTCTCTGGAAG GTCGGACTCATTTCTGGcacagtcttcctgattttaggatTGACCATTCTGGCAGTGGGCTTTCTGATACCCCCCAAAATCGAAGCCTTTGGAGAAGGAGATTTTGTAATGGTGGATTCCCAGGCCATTCAGTTTAATGGAGCATTAGACATCTGTAAGCTGTCAGGagctgttttattttgtattggaGGAATGACCATGGCTGCATGTCTATTGATGTCTGCTTTTGCAAAAAGCtattccaaagaagaaaaataccttCAGCAGaagttcaaagagagaatagcaGACATCAAAGCCCATGCCCAGCCCATCACAAAAGCTCCAGCCCCAGGGGAAACCAAGATACCAGTCACTTTGTCCAGAATTCATAACATccagcctttatcagaaacctga